The Herbaspirillum sp. RTI4 genome has a segment encoding these proteins:
- the ileS gene encoding isoleucine--tRNA ligase encodes MSEQPKKPANNTKQPSRYPVNMTETPFPMRGDLAKREPQWVQQWQSKKIYQRIRKASAGRPKFILHDGPPYANGDIHIGHAVNKILKDMIVKARNMAGYDAHYVPGWDCHGMPIEIQIEKLFGKNLPVAEVHAKARAYASEQIERQKADFIRLGVLGEWDNPYKTMNFSNEADELRALGTILEKGYVYRGLKPVNWCFDCGSALAEAEVEYQDKRDPAIDVGFAFAEPEKIAAAFGLPALPTGNGYVVIWTTTPWTIPSNQALNVHPELDYALVSTERNGVATLLILAVDLVDASLQRFGLQGNTIAVTKGESLANIRFRHPLATADAGYDRLSPIYPGDYVSAESGTGIVHSAPAYGLEDFISCKSQGMQDDDILNPVMGDGRFASWLPLFAGLTIWEASKPICTALEETGALFKLVMFEHSYMHCWRHKTPIIYRATSQWFASMDNTPADGGASLRQTALQAIEKTKFFPAWGKARLHGMIVNRPDWTLSRQRQWGVPMAFFVHKESGELHPRTPELIEQIAQRIEQSGIEAWQALDPRELLGDEADLYQKNRDTLDVWFDSGSTHQTVLRGSHKTQLQFPADLYLEGSDQHRGWFHSSLLTSSMLNRCAPYKALLTHGFVVDGEGKKMSKSKGNVVAPQKISDAMGAEILRLWVAATDYSGELSISDEILKRVVESYRRIRNTLRFLLANTSDFNPATDSVAIADLLEIDRHAIAGMAALQTQVLAHYEQYEFHPVVARLQMYCSEELGGFYLDILKDRLYTSGVNSQARRSAQTAIWHLTQALLRLIAPILSFTAEEAWATFATPAQLAASDETIFTQEYYVLPEVSDAAALLERFAALQAIRADVTRQLEEVRTAGGIGSSLQAEVEIKASGDKLALLQSLGDDLKFVLITSAATVTPVADATEEAIIVTPSTHAKCERCWHYRADVNADAEHPGLCGRCSSNLFGSGEARRFA; translated from the coding sequence ATGTCAGAACAGCCAAAAAAACCCGCCAATAACACCAAGCAACCCAGCCGCTATCCGGTCAACATGACCGAAACCCCGTTCCCTATGCGCGGCGATCTCGCCAAGCGCGAACCGCAATGGGTGCAGCAATGGCAAAGCAAGAAAATCTACCAGCGCATCCGCAAAGCCTCGGCCGGTCGGCCCAAATTCATCCTGCACGACGGCCCGCCCTACGCCAACGGCGACATCCACATCGGTCACGCCGTCAACAAGATCCTGAAAGACATGATCGTCAAGGCGCGCAACATGGCGGGCTATGACGCCCACTATGTTCCGGGTTGGGATTGTCACGGCATGCCGATCGAAATCCAGATCGAAAAACTGTTCGGCAAAAACCTGCCGGTCGCCGAAGTCCATGCCAAGGCACGCGCCTACGCCAGCGAGCAGATCGAACGGCAAAAAGCCGATTTCATCCGTCTCGGCGTACTGGGCGAATGGGATAACCCTTACAAGACCATGAATTTTTCCAACGAAGCCGATGAGCTGCGCGCACTCGGCACGATTCTGGAAAAAGGCTATGTCTACCGCGGTCTGAAACCGGTGAACTGGTGCTTCGACTGCGGCTCCGCGCTGGCCGAGGCGGAAGTGGAATACCAGGACAAGCGCGACCCCGCCATCGACGTCGGCTTTGCCTTCGCCGAGCCGGAAAAAATCGCGGCCGCCTTCGGCCTGCCTGCTCTGCCTACCGGCAACGGCTACGTCGTCATCTGGACCACCACGCCCTGGACCATCCCGTCCAATCAGGCGCTGAACGTGCATCCCGAACTGGACTACGCGCTGGTCAGCACCGAGCGCAACGGTGTGGCCACGCTGCTGATCCTGGCCGTCGATCTGGTCGACGCCTCGCTGCAACGCTTCGGCCTGCAAGGCAACACTATCGCCGTCACCAAGGGCGAGTCGCTGGCCAACATTCGTTTCCGCCACCCGCTGGCCACGGCCGACGCCGGTTACGACCGCCTGTCCCCGATCTATCCGGGCGACTACGTCAGCGCCGAGAGCGGTACCGGCATCGTCCACTCCGCACCAGCCTATGGTCTGGAGGATTTCATCTCCTGCAAATCGCAGGGCATGCAAGACGACGACATCCTCAATCCGGTCATGGGCGATGGTCGCTTTGCCTCGTGGTTGCCGCTGTTTGCCGGCCTCACTATCTGGGAAGCCTCCAAGCCGATCTGCACCGCGCTGGAAGAAACCGGCGCGCTGTTCAAGCTGGTGATGTTTGAACACAGCTACATGCATTGCTGGCGTCATAAAACGCCGATCATCTACCGCGCCACCTCACAGTGGTTCGCCAGCATGGACAACACCCCGGCCGACGGCGGTGCCAGTCTGCGTCAGACCGCGCTGCAAGCGATCGAAAAAACCAAATTCTTCCCCGCCTGGGGCAAGGCCCGACTGCACGGCATGATCGTTAACCGGCCCGACTGGACGCTGTCGCGGCAGCGCCAATGGGGCGTGCCGATGGCGTTTTTCGTGCATAAGGAAAGCGGTGAATTGCATCCGCGCACACCAGAGCTGATCGAACAGATCGCTCAGCGCATCGAGCAGTCCGGCATCGAAGCCTGGCAAGCGCTCGACCCGCGCGAATTGCTGGGCGACGAGGCCGACCTCTATCAAAAGAACCGTGACACGCTGGATGTCTGGTTTGATTCCGGCTCGACACACCAGACGGTTCTGCGCGGCTCGCACAAGACGCAACTGCAATTCCCGGCCGACTTGTATCTGGAAGGTTCGGATCAGCATCGCGGCTGGTTCCACTCGTCGCTGCTGACCTCGTCCATGCTCAACCGCTGCGCGCCGTACAAGGCCCTGCTCACGCATGGTTTCGTGGTCGATGGCGAGGGCAAGAAAATGTCCAAGTCCAAGGGCAATGTGGTCGCGCCGCAAAAAATCTCCGACGCCATGGGCGCGGAAATCCTGCGGCTGTGGGTGGCGGCAACCGATTATTCGGGCGAACTGTCGATCTCGGATGAAATCCTCAAGCGCGTGGTGGAAAGCTATCGCCGCATCCGCAATACCCTGCGCTTTTTGCTGGCGAACACCTCCGATTTCAATCCGGCCACCGACAGCGTCGCCATCGCCGATCTGCTGGAAATCGATCGCCACGCCATCGCTGGCATGGCCGCGCTGCAAACACAGGTGCTGGCGCATTACGAGCAGTATGAATTCCATCCTGTGGTGGCGCGTCTGCAAATGTATTGTTCGGAAGAGCTGGGCGGGTTTTATCTCGACATCCTGAAAGACCGGCTCTACACCAGCGGCGTCAATTCGCAGGCACGACGTTCGGCGCAAACGGCGATCTGGCATCTGACTCAGGCGCTGCTGCGACTGATCGCGCCTATCCTGTCCTTCACCGCTGAAGAAGCCTGGGCCACCTTCGCCACACCGGCGCAGTTGGCCGCCAGCGACGAGACGATTTTCACGCAGGAGTACTACGTTCTGCCGGAAGTGTCCGATGCGGCCGCGCTGCTGGAGCGGTTTGCTGCCTTGCAAGCCATCCGCGCCGACGTGACCCGTCAGCTGGAAGAAGTGCGCACTGCCGGCGGCATTGGTTCCTCCTTGCAGGCCGAGGTAGAAATCAAAGCCAGCGGCGACAAGCTGGCGCTGCTGCAAAGTCTGGGCGACGATTTGAAATTCGTCCTCATCACTTCGGCGGCCACGGTCACACCGGTAGCCGATGCGACTGAGGAAGCGATTATCGTCACCCCTTCCACGCACGCCAAATGCGAACGCTGCTGGCACTATCGCGCTGACGTCAATGCCGACGCCGAACATCCCGGCCTCTGCGGGCGCTGTTCCAGCAATCTCTTTGGCAGCGGCGAAGCGCGTCGTTTTGCCTGA
- the lspA gene encoding signal peptidase II, with protein sequence MATRKTISSASKKSLLPWLGIAAIVLLLDQLSKIAITRLFHYGEIRPVTGFFNLVLVYNKGAAFSFLASESGWQRHVLTVVGICAALFILFLLKRHAGQRMFCWALALILGGALGNVIDRIAYGHVIDFLDVFVGNWHWPAFNLADSAICLGAGLFVLDELRRVNK encoded by the coding sequence ATGGCTACCAGAAAAACCATTTCCTCCGCGTCCAAGAAAAGTCTTCTTCCCTGGCTGGGCATTGCCGCCATCGTGCTGCTGCTCGATCAGCTCAGCAAGATCGCCATCACCCGCCTGTTCCACTACGGTGAAATCCGGCCGGTCACCGGCTTCTTCAATCTGGTGCTGGTGTATAACAAGGGGGCGGCATTCAGCTTCCTGGCCAGTGAATCCGGCTGGCAACGCCATGTGTTGACGGTCGTCGGTATCTGCGCGGCACTGTTTATTTTGTTCCTGCTCAAGCGCCATGCCGGACAGCGCATGTTTTGCTGGGCGCTGGCGCTGATACTGGGCGGCGCGCTGGGCAATGTCATCGACCGCATCGCCTACGGCCATGTCATCGATTTCCTCGACGTGTTTGTGGGCAACTGGCACTGGCCGGCGTTCAACCTGGCCGATAGCGCGATTTGCCTTGGCGCTGGATTATTCGTGCTGGATGAGTTGCGGCGGGTCAATAAGTAA
- a CDS encoding bifunctional riboflavin kinase/FAD synthetase, with product MKVFRGLPNAESRAPCALTIGNFDGVHCGHQALLARVRHAASELELEAAVMTFEPHPREFFAMQAGRPDQAPPRIAGLRDKLDSLTRAGVDRVVVEHFNHRFASLTPQQFIEDILVKGLHARWLMVGEDFCFGSRRSGNIATLTEAGKHYGFQVETMPTITHEGLRVSSSAVRSALAQGDFTQAQSLLGHTYRISGHVIHGQKLGRTLGFPTLNMHIGHHRPALSGIFVVQVHGLAEQPLPAVASLGIRPTVDASGRVLLETHLLDYSGDCYGKLLQIEFLEKLRDEEKYDDLPTLTAAIANDVVCARAWFAEAGRHDHAAISATDRI from the coding sequence ATGAAGGTATTTCGCGGACTTCCCAATGCCGAATCGCGTGCGCCCTGCGCTCTGACGATAGGCAACTTCGATGGCGTCCACTGCGGCCACCAGGCGCTGCTGGCGCGAGTGCGTCATGCCGCGTCCGAGCTGGAGCTGGAGGCCGCCGTCATGACCTTCGAGCCGCATCCGCGTGAATTTTTCGCCATGCAGGCCGGCCGGCCCGATCAGGCACCGCCACGCATCGCCGGGCTGCGCGACAAGCTCGATTCGCTCACCCGGGCCGGTGTCGACCGCGTCGTGGTCGAGCATTTCAATCACCGTTTTGCTTCGCTGACGCCACAGCAATTCATCGAAGACATTCTGGTGAAAGGGCTGCACGCCCGCTGGCTGATGGTGGGCGAGGATTTCTGCTTTGGTTCGCGCCGCAGCGGAAACATTGCCACCCTGACCGAGGCCGGAAAACACTATGGCTTCCAGGTCGAAACCATGCCGACCATTACCCATGAGGGCTTGCGCGTATCGTCCTCGGCCGTGCGCAGCGCGCTGGCTCAAGGTGATTTCACGCAGGCGCAATCGCTGCTGGGACATACCTACCGTATCTCCGGGCATGTCATCCACGGCCAGAAGCTGGGTCGTACGCTCGGTTTCCCTACGCTCAATATGCACATCGGCCACCACCGGCCAGCGCTGTCCGGCATCTTCGTGGTGCAGGTTCACGGTCTGGCTGAGCAGCCGCTGCCCGCCGTCGCCAGTCTGGGAATACGCCCGACAGTCGACGCCAGCGGTCGCGTGCTACTGGAAACCCACCTCCTCGATTACAGCGGAGACTGCTACGGCAAACTGCTGCAAATCGAATTCCTCGAAAAACTGCGCGACGAGGAAAAATACGACGATCTGCCCACCCTGACCGCCGCCATTGCCAATGACGTCGTCTGCGCGCGCGCCTGGTTCGCAGAGGCAGGCCGGCACGACCACGCCGCCATTTCCGCCACCGATCGAATTTGA
- the gap gene encoding type I glyceraldehyde-3-phosphate dehydrogenase: protein MTIRVAINGYGRIGRNILRAHYEGGKKHDIQIVAINDLGDPKTNAHLTQYDTAHGKFPGTVTVDGDFIVVNGDRIKVLAQRNPAELPWGELGVDVVLECTGFFTTKEKASAHIKGGAKKVIISAPGGKDVDATVVFGVNHKVLKASDVVISNASCTTNCLAPLVQPLNDKIGVVNGLMTTIHSYTNDQVLTDVYHEDLRRARSATQSMIPAKTGAAAAVGLVLPELNGKLDGFAIRVPTINVSLVDLSFIAARDTTVEEVNAIMKEASESGALKDILTYNTELLVSVDFNHNPASSNFDSTLTKVSGRLVKVSSWYDNEWGFSNRMLDTTVALVAAK from the coding sequence ATGACAATTCGCGTCGCCATCAATGGCTATGGCCGTATCGGCCGCAACATCCTGCGTGCTCACTACGAAGGCGGTAAAAAGCACGACATTCAGATCGTGGCGATCAACGATCTCGGCGATCCTAAGACCAATGCCCATCTGACCCAGTACGATACCGCGCACGGCAAGTTTCCCGGCACGGTCACGGTCGATGGCGATTTCATTGTCGTCAACGGCGATCGCATCAAGGTGCTGGCGCAACGCAATCCAGCCGAATTGCCATGGGGCGAGCTGGGTGTGGATGTGGTGCTGGAATGCACCGGCTTCTTCACCACCAAGGAAAAGGCCAGCGCGCATATCAAGGGCGGCGCTAAAAAAGTGATCATTTCCGCACCGGGCGGCAAGGATGTTGATGCGACGGTCGTGTTTGGCGTCAATCACAAGGTATTGAAAGCGTCGGATGTGGTCATTTCCAATGCGTCCTGCACCACTAACTGCCTGGCACCGCTGGTTCAGCCTCTGAATGACAAAATCGGCGTGGTCAATGGTTTGATGACCACCATCCATTCCTATACCAACGATCAGGTTCTGACCGACGTGTATCACGAAGATCTGCGCCGGGCGCGTTCGGCCACGCAATCGATGATTCCCGCCAAGACCGGTGCGGCAGCCGCTGTTGGTCTGGTGCTGCCGGAACTGAACGGCAAGCTCGATGGCTTCGCTATCCGCGTTCCGACCATCAATGTATCGCTGGTCGATCTGTCGTTTATCGCCGCGCGTGATACGACGGTGGAAGAAGTCAATGCGATCATGAAAGAGGCTTCCGAAAGCGGCGCACTGAAAGACATCCTGACCTACAACACCGAACTGCTGGTGTCGGTCGATTTCAATCACAATCCTGCCTCGTCCAACTTTGACTCGACGCTGACCAAAGTCTCCGGTCGTCTGGTGAAAGTCTCTTCCTGGTACGACAATGAATGGGGTTTCTCCAACCGCATGCTGGATACGACCGTGGCTCTGGTTGCCGCTAAGTAA
- a CDS encoding type VI lipase adapter Tla3 domain-containing protein, with the protein MKKHLPFRRKSCAILAGMALMTFAHAQSPLPSENTRTTMKKPAAEKAPLIDSLEIVGVGVSLETWRNHPYYPDNNLWNAVEQSNGRYIISQDPLQYPKDFRALQMMGAKRREDTVEAAMREFMDRYPLPISVVGPWDPEAHDAKGSETVREANADSFVVTKDDAHYKERGEFAGLLFQSGQVINSYLHDNPDKLFNTVFKTFDHYGDLPAMGIASKDGMIERVAHWYYTDKPTFEKMIDPAYHPKQSRIYSDSMTFLTLVRRGRIDWLRSFAPLVKDTMVLKIFSKGDTPARNWSEFAGWKRPPPQPFVPTPYIATPWTEFQIDQFDHLENRGTLHRPQVISYLDEHRKPVKAAERQSRTEAALRAALAPLGGKMPARIFYDYGSVWEDRTSYTRYLPFVQSVHNIDEEFDLFDRKKSFDLAQILGDTGAGSPFVAVALASMAAMQSGGATLIANLRRNDGATFILVTPPSAEQVKKDADIDRPFWPREKMYPVKIENRY; encoded by the coding sequence ATGAAAAAACACCTCCCGTTCCGGCGCAAAAGCTGCGCCATTCTGGCAGGCATGGCGCTGATGACGTTCGCACATGCCCAATCCCCTTTACCCTCTGAAAATACTAGAACTACCATGAAAAAACCTGCCGCAGAGAAGGCTCCTTTGATTGATTCCCTGGAAATCGTCGGCGTCGGCGTCAGCCTGGAAACGTGGCGTAACCATCCGTATTACCCGGACAATAATCTGTGGAACGCTGTTGAGCAAAGCAACGGCCGCTACATCATTTCGCAGGATCCTTTGCAATACCCTAAAGATTTCCGTGCCTTACAAATGATGGGCGCGAAACGCAGAGAAGACACCGTGGAAGCCGCGATGCGCGAATTCATGGATCGTTATCCCCTCCCTATTTCAGTAGTGGGGCCTTGGGATCCAGAGGCCCATGATGCAAAAGGCAGCGAAACCGTACGGGAAGCCAATGCGGATAGCTTTGTTGTGACGAAAGACGACGCCCACTATAAAGAGCGTGGCGAATTCGCCGGTCTGTTGTTTCAAAGCGGGCAGGTCATCAATTCCTATCTGCACGACAATCCCGATAAATTGTTCAATACGGTATTTAAGACCTTCGACCACTACGGCGACTTGCCCGCAATGGGTATCGCCTCCAAAGACGGGATGATTGAGCGAGTGGCGCATTGGTATTACACCGATAAACCCACATTTGAAAAAATGATAGATCCCGCCTACCACCCCAAGCAGTCTCGTATCTACAGCGACAGCATGACTTTCCTCACCCTGGTCCGGCGCGGCCGCATCGACTGGCTGCGCTCTTTTGCGCCGCTGGTCAAAGACACGATGGTGTTAAAAATTTTCAGCAAAGGCGATACTCCCGCCCGCAACTGGTCCGAATTTGCCGGTTGGAAACGCCCACCGCCGCAGCCCTTTGTTCCTACCCCCTACATTGCGACACCGTGGACGGAGTTTCAGATCGACCAGTTCGACCATCTGGAAAACCGCGGCACCTTGCACCGGCCACAGGTGATTTCCTATCTGGACGAACATCGCAAACCGGTCAAAGCCGCAGAACGACAAAGCCGCACCGAAGCCGCCTTGCGCGCCGCGCTGGCTCCGCTCGGCGGCAAAATGCCCGCCCGTATCTTTTATGATTACGGCAGCGTCTGGGAAGACCGCACCAGCTACACGCGCTATCTGCCCTTCGTGCAAAGCGTGCACAACATCGATGAAGAATTCGATTTATTCGACCGCAAAAAATCCTTCGATCTGGCGCAAATTCTGGGCGATACCGGCGCGGGCAGCCCCTTCGTTGCGGTCGCGTTAGCCAGCATGGCAGCCATGCAATCGGGCGGGGCGACTTTAATCGCCAACCTGCGCCGCAATGATGGCGCGACATTCATTCTCGTCACGCCACCCAGCGCGGAGCAAGTCAAAAAAGATGCGGACATCGACCGTCCCTTCTGGCCGAGAGAAAAAATGTATCCAGTCAAAATCGAGAACAGGTACTGA
- a CDS encoding 16S rRNA (uracil(1498)-N(3))-methyltransferase encodes MPRFYCPCPLTVGATLSLPEHLAHHVQVLRLQPGATLTLFNGEGGEYTASLTSVERKRAEVDIKLFSPHEVELPYALTLAQALPEGSKMEWIIEKAVELGAAVIQPLAAQRCVVRLAGDRAEKKRAHWQAVVSAAAEQCGRNRLAAVAAPLDFNRWITQQDLHKRILLSPRGTQSLSDWARHHPPQALSLLIGPEGGFTDTEENLACEQGALMLTMGARVLRTETAGLSALAALNAIWGEM; translated from the coding sequence ATGCCGCGCTTTTACTGCCCCTGCCCGCTGACCGTAGGCGCGACTCTGTCGCTGCCGGAACATCTGGCGCATCACGTACAAGTCCTGCGCCTGCAACCGGGGGCCACGCTGACGCTGTTCAATGGCGAAGGCGGCGAATATACCGCGAGCCTGACCAGCGTGGAACGCAAGCGGGCAGAAGTCGACATCAAGTTGTTCTCCCCCCATGAAGTGGAATTGCCTTACGCCCTGACGCTGGCGCAAGCCTTGCCGGAAGGCAGCAAGATGGAGTGGATTATTGAGAAGGCAGTCGAACTGGGCGCAGCCGTGATCCAGCCGCTGGCGGCGCAACGCTGCGTGGTGCGACTGGCCGGCGATCGCGCTGAAAAAAAACGCGCGCACTGGCAAGCCGTGGTCAGCGCTGCGGCCGAGCAATGCGGCCGCAACCGTTTGGCAGCAGTTGCCGCGCCCCTGGACTTCAATCGCTGGATCACCCAGCAAGACTTGCATAAACGCATCCTGCTCTCGCCGCGCGGCACGCAATCGCTCTCGGACTGGGCGCGCCATCATCCGCCACAAGCACTGAGTCTGCTCATTGGCCCCGAAGGCGGCTTCACCGATACCGAAGAAAACCTGGCCTGCGAACAAGGTGCCTTGATGCTGACCATGGGCGCCCGCGTGCTGCGCACCGAAACTGCCGGGCTGAGCGCGCTGGCTGCCCTCAATGCCATCTGGGGCGAAATGTAA
- the tkt gene encoding transketolase yields MTSTLPTDKMANAIRVLAMDAVQQANSGHPGMPMGMADIAVALWAKHYRHNPGNPGWVNRDRFLLSNGHGSMLHYALLHLTGYDLTMDDLRQFRQLHSKTAGHPEVHVTPGVETTTGPLGQGLANAVGMALAEKLLAAEFNRPELAVVDHFTYAFVGDGCLMEGISHEACSLAGTLRLSKLIVLYDDNGISIDGRVEGWFLDNTPQRFAAYGWNVIAGVDGHNTEAVNAAIHQAKLADKPTLICCKTVIGKGSPNLQGTDKVHGAALGDKEIAAVRAALGWTAAPFEIPADIYEAWDAKEQGQRLENDWNALFATYRAEFPVEAAELLRRLKGELPAGFDQTVAAYLASCVEKKENIATRKASQNAIEAYAQALPEFLGGSADLTGSNLTNWKESVAVRADQWGNHINYGVREFGMSAIMNGVALHGGYIPFGATFLTFSDYSRNALRMAALMKLRSLFVFTHDSIGLGEDGPTHQSVEQVSSLRLIPHLDNWRPCDTVESAIAWEQAVKRNDGPSTLIFSRQNLPYQERSPEQIDAIRRGGYVLQDAKDARVILIATGSEVELAVAAAAALTKEGIAVRVVSMPCTDAFDREDAAYKASVLLYGVPRVAIEAGVTSFWYKYVGLEGDVVGIDSFGESAPASVLFKHFGFTVENVVSKAKMVLAQ; encoded by the coding sequence ATGACTTCCACTCTCCCGACCGACAAAATGGCCAACGCGATCCGCGTGCTGGCAATGGACGCAGTACAACAAGCGAATTCGGGACATCCCGGCATGCCGATGGGCATGGCAGATATTGCTGTGGCGCTCTGGGCCAAGCACTACCGCCACAATCCGGGCAATCCGGGCTGGGTCAATCGCGATCGTTTCCTGCTCTCCAATGGACACGGTTCCATGCTGCACTACGCGCTGCTGCATCTGACCGGTTACGACCTGACGATGGACGATTTGCGCCAGTTCCGCCAGTTGCATTCCAAAACCGCTGGTCACCCGGAAGTGCATGTCACGCCCGGCGTGGAAACCACCACCGGCCCGCTCGGACAGGGACTTGCCAATGCGGTCGGCATGGCGCTGGCAGAAAAACTGCTGGCCGCCGAATTCAATCGCCCTGAACTGGCCGTGGTCGATCATTTCACTTATGCCTTCGTGGGCGACGGTTGCCTGATGGAAGGCATTTCGCACGAAGCCTGCTCGCTGGCCGGGACCTTGCGTTTGTCCAAACTGATCGTGCTGTACGACGACAATGGCATTTCCATCGATGGCCGCGTTGAAGGCTGGTTCCTCGACAATACGCCACAGCGTTTCGCTGCCTATGGCTGGAATGTGATTGCCGGCGTGGACGGTCACAATACGGAAGCGGTCAACGCGGCAATTCATCAGGCCAAACTGGCCGACAAGCCGACCCTGATCTGCTGCAAGACCGTCATCGGCAAGGGCTCGCCAAATCTGCAAGGCACTGACAAGGTGCATGGCGCTGCTTTGGGCGACAAAGAAATCGCCGCGGTACGCGCTGCGCTTGGCTGGACGGCTGCGCCGTTTGAAATCCCGGCAGATATTTACGAAGCATGGGACGCCAAGGAGCAAGGCCAGCGTCTGGAAAATGACTGGAATGCGCTGTTTGCCACGTATCGCGCTGAATTTCCCGTCGAGGCCGCCGAGTTGCTGCGTCGCTTGAAAGGCGAGTTGCCGGCCGGTTTCGATCAGACGGTAGCGGCGTATCTCGCCAGCTGCGTCGAGAAAAAAGAAAACATCGCCACCCGCAAAGCCAGCCAGAACGCCATTGAGGCCTATGCGCAGGCCTTGCCGGAATTTCTGGGCGGTTCCGCCGACCTGACCGGTTCCAATCTGACGAACTGGAAAGAATCGGTCGCCGTGCGCGCCGATCAGTGGGGCAATCACATCAATTACGGTGTGCGCGAATTCGGCATGAGCGCGATCATGAACGGCGTTGCGCTGCATGGCGGCTACATTCCTTTCGGCGCCACTTTCCTGACCTTCTCCGATTACAGCCGCAATGCCTTGCGCATGGCAGCGTTGATGAAGCTGCGTTCGCTGTTCGTGTTTACCCATGATTCCATCGGTCTGGGCGAAGACGGTCCGACGCATCAATCGGTCGAACAGGTATCGAGCCTGCGTCTGATTCCACATCTGGACAACTGGCGTCCGTGCGACACCGTCGAATCCGCGATTGCCTGGGAGCAGGCAGTCAAGCGCAATGATGGTCCTAGCACGCTGATTTTCTCGCGCCAGAACCTGCCTTATCAGGAACGTAGCCCGGAGCAGATCGACGCTATCCGACGCGGCGGTTATGTGCTGCAAGACGCCAAGGACGCCCGTGTGATCCTGATTGCCACCGGTTCCGAAGTCGAACTGGCCGTCGCTGCTGCTGCCGCGCTGACCAAGGAAGGCATTGCCGTGCGTGTGGTGTCGATGCCTTGTACCGATGCCTTCGACCGTGAAGACGCCGCCTACAAAGCCAGCGTCTTGCTGTACGGCGTGCCGCGGGTGGCGATCGAAGCCGGGGTCACTTCCTTCTGGTACAAATATGTCGGACTGGAAGGCGACGTGGTGGGCATCGACAGCTTCGGCGAGTCGGCTCCGGCCAGCGTCCTGTTCAAGCACTTCGGTTTCACCGTGGAAAATGTGGTGTCCAAGGCCAAAATGGTACTGGCGCAGTAA
- a CDS encoding PAAR domain-containing protein produces the protein MSHSICCEGDATTHGGKVTQVSGNFPVDGKRAARIGDWVSCPRHGDNQIVEGGGPFMEDGIPFALDGCRTQCGSAVIATARTKVSV, from the coding sequence ATGAGTCATTCCATTTGTTGTGAAGGCGACGCCACCACCCATGGCGGCAAAGTGACGCAAGTCAGTGGAAATTTTCCTGTCGACGGCAAACGCGCTGCGCGGATTGGCGACTGGGTCAGTTGTCCACGGCACGGCGACAATCAGATTGTGGAAGGCGGCGGCCCGTTTATGGAAGATGGCATTCCCTTTGCGCTGGATGGCTGCCGTACCCAATGCGGCAGCGCCGTCATCGCGACTGCCAGGACCAAGGTTTCTGTCTGA